From one Lycium ferocissimum isolate CSIRO_LF1 chromosome 7, AGI_CSIRO_Lferr_CH_V1, whole genome shotgun sequence genomic stretch:
- the LOC132064764 gene encoding transcription factor bHLH18-like, whose product MEYYGFNQQWPMSSFDELSAISTAASFGQNLHESFASQPILGHKRPIEMSQVVEERPLKNPKTSHSWNNNNSYENDQILSSQSVASPNYHLINSSNNYTNQQVVTMKPKEETTLSSSSITFAADHNNMVCQDSFANQNYMFKANNHQGANKSVSTNGKLTQAQDHIIAERKRREKLSQRFIALSALIPGLKKMDKASVLGDAIKYLKQLQEKVKTLEEQTKKKAVESVVFIKKYELYGDGENSSSDENYSSATLPVDEPLPEIEARISERDVLIRIHCEKKKGIVDKTVAEMEKLHLSVINTCALSFGTSALDITIIAQMDEEFAMTVQDLVKNLRSSLKMFM is encoded by the exons ATGGAAtattatggctttaatcaacaGTGGCCTATGAGCTCATTTGATGAGCTAAGTGCAATATCTACAGCTGCTTCATTTGGTCAGAATTTGCATGAGTCTTTCGCCTCTCAGCCAATATTAGGTCATAAAAGGCCTATAGAAATGTCCCAAGTTGTTGAAGAAAGGCCACTAAAGAATCCCAAAACTAGTCACAGctggaataataataattcCTATGAAAATGATCAAATTTTGAGCTCACAATCTGTGGCTTCTCCCAACTACCATTTGATCAACTCATCAAATAATTACACTAACCAACAAGTTGTGACAATGAAGCCTAAGGAGGAAACAACTTTGTCATCTAGCAGTATAACTTTTGCAGCTGATCACAACAATATGGTTTGTCAAGATTCTTTTGCCAATCAGAATTACATGTTTAAGGCTAATAACCATCAAGGAGCTAATAAGAGTGTTAGTACAAATGGAAAATTAACACAAGCTCAAGATCACATCATTGCTGAGAGGAAAAGACGCGAAAAGCTCAGCCAAAGGTTCATTGCTTTATCTGCTCTAATTCCTGGACTAAAAAAG ATGGACAAGGCTTCAGTTCTTGGAGATGCAATAAAATACTTGAAACAACTCCAAGAGAAAGTGAAGACACTTGAGgagcaaacaaagaaaaaggcaGTGGAGTCTGTTGTATTTATCAAGAAATATGAACTTTATGGAGATGGTGAAAATTCTTCATCAGATGAAAACTATTCCAGTGCTACTCTACCAGTTGATGAGCCACTTCCAGAAATTGAAGCAAGAATATCTGAGAGAGATGTACTAATTAGAATCCACtgtgagaaaaagaaaggaattgtTGACAAAACTGTGGCTGAAATGGAGAAGCTTCATCTATCAGTCATCAATACTTGTGCCTTGTCTTTTGGAACTTCTGCTCTTGACATTACTATCATTGCTCAG ATGGATGAGGAATTTGCAATGACAGTCCAGGATCTTGTCAAGAATTTGCGCTCATCTCTTAAAATGTTTATGTGA